Proteins encoded together in one Pseudomonas arsenicoxydans window:
- a CDS encoding site-specific integrase — protein MSYDSEATCSLADIELQPESTRELPESERAALIVKAIQVDGNWVIQSRYGDDCWQLDGLPNNAPEYRRQVNFLRVPAIYRATMKAVMYRYLRRGQEGQPRPKGNTSSGFFSAAMPFLRYLSQLKIPTFRDVPYVVFANYAAECREVRKKSGKRLSSFSLNSRFLAVQALYELSQYTHDPFPIHPWPGTSPKAMVKLTRANMPQQPSKTPLMPDEVFCKLFEQAFKLVQGGEALLNLRDAIAKTKTEQNCASYIVSYARKRHLAALGWNDSLAAFNHALIDLRTACYIVLASTSGCRNHELGNVQEGSHHRTEDNEGTIFHWMRSKSEKIDSGIRDWMIPDASVRALHLMYSWAAPYQAMIAEEIAERREINPRDPEIAQAQQHRHSLFLGVDAHKGKIVRTLSGTAWNRNLRIFADNAGLNWSPNSHQFRRKFANYVAHSRFGDLRYLREHFAHWSMDMTLHYAMDDEWGGHLDLELYDEIQAEYENIKLDTVDGWFVNDSLSGRYGLSIKQWQRDSRNLAIFKDHKTMVASIAQSTSIRSNGHAWCTADNDGCVGNTIERTRCSNCNHAVISSSHLYIYRQQYNNLRDLHSLSDIGEAGQIRVLRDLERCRDVIMQLGYNPEDDTE, from the coding sequence TGCCGAACAATGCGCCCGAATATAGAAGACAAGTGAATTTTCTGAGAGTGCCAGCTATTTATAGGGCGACAATGAAAGCGGTCATGTATCGCTACCTACGACGTGGACAGGAAGGCCAACCAAGACCGAAAGGAAATACATCAAGCGGCTTTTTTAGCGCGGCTATGCCTTTCTTGAGGTATCTCAGTCAACTCAAAATACCCACCTTCCGTGACGTTCCCTACGTCGTATTTGCCAATTACGCTGCTGAGTGCCGAGAAGTCCGAAAAAAAAGCGGCAAGCGGCTATCAAGTTTCAGTCTTAATTCGCGCTTCCTAGCCGTCCAAGCACTATATGAGTTAAGTCAGTACACTCACGACCCATTCCCGATTCATCCTTGGCCTGGGACTTCTCCTAAAGCCATGGTTAAGCTCACACGAGCAAACATGCCACAACAACCCAGCAAAACACCGCTTATGCCGGATGAAGTGTTCTGCAAATTGTTCGAACAGGCCTTTAAACTAGTTCAGGGAGGCGAAGCATTACTCAATCTACGCGATGCCATTGCTAAGACCAAGACAGAGCAAAACTGCGCCTCCTACATAGTTAGCTATGCAAGAAAAAGACATCTTGCAGCCCTGGGCTGGAACGACAGCTTGGCGGCGTTCAACCATGCGCTAATTGATCTACGCACAGCTTGCTACATTGTTTTGGCCAGCACTTCGGGTTGCCGTAACCACGAATTAGGAAATGTGCAGGAAGGTTCGCACCATCGCACCGAAGATAATGAAGGTACCATTTTTCATTGGATGCGATCTAAATCGGAAAAAATCGATTCCGGAATACGTGACTGGATGATCCCCGACGCTTCGGTGCGTGCTTTACATTTAATGTACAGCTGGGCCGCCCCTTATCAGGCCATGATTGCTGAGGAAATTGCAGAGCGACGCGAGATCAACCCTCGAGATCCAGAAATCGCTCAGGCGCAGCAGCACCGTCACTCACTCTTTCTCGGGGTGGATGCGCACAAGGGTAAGATTGTTCGAACACTCTCTGGAACAGCCTGGAATCGGAACCTCAGAATATTCGCAGACAATGCAGGACTGAACTGGTCCCCTAATAGTCATCAGTTCCGTCGTAAGTTTGCCAATTATGTGGCGCACAGCAGGTTTGGAGACTTACGATATCTACGTGAACATTTTGCACATTGGAGTATGGACATGACTCTACATTACGCAATGGACGATGAATGGGGTGGCCATCTCGATTTAGAGTTATACGACGAAATCCAAGCAGAATACGAGAACATCAAGCTTGATACAGTGGATGGTTGGTTTGTTAACGATTCGCTATCAGGACGTTACGGACTCTCAATCAAACAATGGCAGCGAGACTCTAGAAATCTTGCCATATTTAAGGACCACAAGACAATGGTGGCGTCGATAGCACAGAGCACTTCTATCCGTAGCAATGGCCACGCCTGGTGCACTGCCGACAATGATGGCTGCGTGGGCAACACAATTGAGCGAACACGATGCAGCAATTGCAATCATGCCGTGATTAGTAGCAGCCATCTTTATATCTACCGACAGCAATATAACAACCTAAGAGATTTGCACTCTTTAAGCGATATAGGCGAGGCGGGGCAGATACGTGTTTTACGAGACCTCGAACGCTGCCGCGATGTAATTATGCAACTTGGCTATAATCCAGAAGACGACACAGAATGA
- a CDS encoding TetR family transcriptional regulator — MNSKRMSSDVRKKELQLALHRIALGKAKSAAKKISIAAVAREAGVSAALIHNHYPDIAEAIRNAQGRSSRNQRDVKQKDLLNEQEKTRKLRKEISELQIKLASLASLNETLLNENSILKAKREDLKIIDLI, encoded by the coding sequence ATGAACAGCAAACGCATGTCATCCGACGTTCGTAAAAAGGAACTCCAACTCGCGCTCCATCGTATCGCTCTAGGTAAAGCTAAATCAGCAGCAAAAAAAATATCTATCGCCGCCGTAGCTCGCGAAGCCGGCGTCTCAGCAGCCCTGATACACAACCATTATCCAGATATCGCAGAAGCCATTCGTAATGCCCAAGGCCGCTCAAGCCGCAATCAGCGCGATGTGAAGCAAAAGGACCTACTTAATGAGCAAGAAAAGACACGTAAATTGAGGAAAGAGATCAGTGAATTACAAATTAAGCTTGCTAGCCTAGCTTCATTGAACGAAACGCTGTTAAACGAAAATAGCATCCTGAAAGCGAAACGAGAAGACCTGAAAATTATCGACCTCATCTGA
- a CDS encoding DUF6998 domain-containing protein encodes MNLADLSISELLKLHAAAINELKNRGVLRTKNNPVGDYAEWLVSSAFNLTLTRNSAAGHDAESRDGKKIQIKSRRLTAKSRSKQLGVIRNLEKNDFDELIAVIFNESYEIIEAYSIPHSVISKYSAHRAHVNGHILHLRGALLLDNCVLNISDKLKASNNALTSLVSLAGSGKTAPLA; translated from the coding sequence ATGAACCTGGCCGACCTATCAATATCTGAGTTGCTCAAGCTACACGCTGCCGCAATTAATGAGCTTAAAAATCGTGGCGTACTCAGAACAAAAAACAATCCTGTTGGGGATTACGCTGAATGGTTAGTCTCATCGGCGTTTAACCTAACCCTTACACGTAATTCAGCCGCAGGCCACGACGCCGAATCCAGAGATGGGAAAAAGATTCAAATCAAATCACGTCGCTTAACCGCAAAAAGCCGTTCCAAGCAACTAGGTGTGATACGAAACCTCGAAAAAAATGATTTTGATGAACTCATAGCTGTTATTTTTAATGAGTCCTATGAAATCATTGAGGCGTATTCAATTCCACACTCTGTAATCTCAAAGTACAGCGCGCATAGAGCACATGTCAACGGTCACATTTTGCACCTGCGCGGGGCTTTGCTGCTAGACAACTGCGTTCTGAACATTAGTGACAAGTTAAAAGCTTCCAACAATGCACTTACATCGCTCGTTTCACTCGCTGGGAGCGGGAAAACCGCCCCACTGGCTTAA
- a CDS encoding AbrB family transcriptional regulator, translating into MTEPQRWRMKCQDPSDGSGDVIIELPPDVLASLGMTIGGVLTMEEIDKAILLTPKSSDSAAP; encoded by the coding sequence ATGACCGAACCCCAACGCTGGAGGATGAAATGCCAAGATCCTTCAGACGGAAGTGGCGACGTCATCATTGAATTGCCGCCGGACGTACTCGCCAGTTTAGGAATGACCATCGGCGGCGTACTGACCATGGAAGAGATAGACAAGGCGATATTACTGACGCCGAAATCAAGCGACTCGGCTGCCCCCTGA
- a CDS encoding DNA cytosine methyltransferase produces the protein MIDAVDLFCGAGGLTAGMRQAGIEVHAGYDIEAQCRHAYEVNNQAVFITQDVKSLSKEQLEAWYPRVDGRYRLLAGCAPCQPFSTYNQGRDTSADSKWPLLYHFARLIREVQPELVTMENVPDVTKHEVYGDFVKNLETQGYKVWAERVACVEYGLPQRRRRHVLLASKLGPIELIDPTHRDAPVSVQEKIGDLPQIAAGDCDPHDPMHRAATLTPINLQRILHSREGGTWRDWPAHLVAACHRKTSGKTYASVYGRMNRNEPSPTMTTLCYGFGNGRFGHYEQARALSLREAAILQSFPRNYEFMPPDKITFKAVGRMIGNAVPVRLGEVIGESLMRHVREYEQNRLQGATA, from the coding sequence ATGATTGATGCAGTTGACCTCTTCTGTGGTGCCGGCGGCCTGACCGCAGGTATGCGGCAAGCCGGTATTGAAGTACATGCGGGTTACGATATTGAGGCCCAGTGCAGGCACGCCTACGAAGTGAACAACCAGGCAGTTTTCATAACTCAAGACGTCAAGAGCCTTTCCAAGGAACAACTCGAAGCTTGGTATCCACGAGTGGATGGACGCTACCGCCTGCTCGCAGGTTGCGCACCATGCCAACCCTTCTCTACCTACAATCAAGGTAGGGACACCAGCGCTGACAGCAAATGGCCGCTGCTGTACCACTTCGCGCGTTTGATTCGGGAGGTTCAGCCAGAATTAGTAACCATGGAGAATGTTCCGGATGTTACTAAACATGAGGTCTACGGCGATTTTGTGAAGAACCTTGAAACTCAGGGCTATAAGGTTTGGGCCGAGCGCGTGGCTTGCGTTGAGTACGGTTTGCCTCAGCGCCGCCGACGGCACGTGCTACTAGCATCCAAGCTCGGCCCGATTGAGCTCATTGACCCTACTCACCGTGATGCACCGGTTTCCGTGCAAGAAAAGATAGGTGACTTGCCACAAATTGCTGCTGGCGATTGCGATCCTCATGATCCAATGCATCGCGCTGCCACACTTACCCCGATTAATCTGCAGAGAATTCTCCACTCTCGTGAAGGCGGCACTTGGCGGGACTGGCCTGCTCACCTAGTTGCGGCGTGCCACCGCAAGACCAGCGGCAAGACTTATGCCAGCGTCTACGGCCGAATGAATAGAAATGAACCGAGCCCCACGATGACTACTCTTTGCTATGGCTTCGGTAATGGTCGCTTTGGTCACTACGAACAAGCTAGAGCGCTTTCGCTGCGCGAGGCCGCCATTCTTCAATCCTTCCCGCGTAACTATGAGTTTATGCCTCCTGATAAAATTACTTTCAAGGCAGTGGGCCGGATGATCGGCAACGCCGTACCGGTACGCCTAGGCGAAGTAATCGGTGAGAGTCTCATGCGTCACGTTAGGGAATACGAGCAGAACCGCCTTCAAGGAGCCACGGCTTAA
- a CDS encoding very short patch repair endonuclease: MGVEKAAKSRSDIMRAVKRAHTAPEIKVRQALHAIGLRFRLHRRDLPGSPDIVLPRFGVVVFVHGCFWHRHSGCRYASTPKSREEFWLAKFEANVRRDANKEAQLLGLGWRVIVVWECETRSPEKLMLRLKRELNDT, from the coding sequence ATGGGCGTCGAGAAAGCGGCAAAGTCGCGGAGCGACATCATGCGAGCGGTCAAGCGTGCTCATACGGCGCCAGAAATCAAAGTTCGCCAAGCTTTGCATGCTATAGGGCTCCGATTTCGTCTACATCGTCGGGATCTCCCAGGGTCACCTGACATAGTCCTGCCGCGATTTGGAGTGGTGGTCTTCGTGCATGGTTGTTTTTGGCATCGACACTCAGGCTGCCGCTACGCAAGCACACCGAAGAGTAGAGAAGAATTCTGGCTTGCCAAATTTGAGGCTAATGTACGCCGCGATGCTAATAAAGAAGCCCAGTTGCTGGGACTGGGCTGGCGAGTAATTGTGGTGTGGGAGTGTGAGACTCGCAGTCCTGAAAAACTAATGCTGCGGCTGAAGCGAGAACTTAACGACACCTAG
- a CDS encoding ATP-binding protein yields MKEYQLNVDPRILELLGPNLYTNIYYVLAELIANAYDADAKNVYIIANPDDIRIEDDGHGMSYDKGDITKYLNIAGVSRVKETDSFSKSGDRRKMGRKGVGKLAALSVSEDVDILTVADGEKSGFILSRHPEEGSKLKAVNESDIKFEYVKEHGSAIVMRNPQYRLHKTLAAVKRNLLKIFPLVNSDFRIHVIRGKENVIVDAFDKHVMSELGTLITLGDEYSPLVDLVPDSYPDKRKDFVSSVGEKTIPLVMKDNDGVEHEYTMRIAGWIGTYKTTRGRKAEMSDFPDNFISLFANKKMGEFNILPVVGQNKLNEVYVVGQLHVDLFEFTELPDMALSNRQGYKSDDLRHSTVLDYVRTDLLTEILKKREAYTDRANRDKKQLKEEEQRNNEEKLRRDVDAFRQKASEEAADDLLNLGSGLSREAIKDAIDKSINKNSPELGIKSLVDSQKKKILISQTSPDKSFADIIYQMLLYNNVPAEDILYTNCDDEVCRVPEGRNVYGYLRDFFVESYSTQKIFVLFVTSQNTKKSWGAITEIGASWITKVDHKIFNVEPFKPEHPLDNDTQWQNTNREKPTKGELWMIPLNADVFCQKIESVCDTFGYKKKTRQSNKTQLGTLISIRNT; encoded by the coding sequence GTGAAAGAGTATCAGCTGAATGTTGACCCACGTATCTTGGAATTGCTTGGGCCAAACCTCTACACGAATATTTATTATGTCTTGGCGGAGCTGATTGCCAATGCATATGACGCCGATGCTAAGAATGTCTATATTATCGCTAATCCGGATGATATCCGGATTGAAGATGATGGGCACGGTATGTCCTATGACAAAGGTGATATAACTAAGTACCTCAATATAGCGGGGGTTTCAAGGGTTAAAGAAACTGATTCATTCTCCAAATCTGGTGACCGGCGCAAGATGGGTCGTAAAGGCGTAGGAAAATTAGCCGCCCTGTCAGTTTCTGAAGATGTCGATATATTAACTGTAGCAGATGGCGAGAAGTCTGGTTTTATTCTTTCTCGCCACCCGGAGGAGGGGAGTAAGCTCAAAGCCGTCAATGAGTCTGATATCAAGTTTGAGTATGTGAAGGAGCACGGTTCCGCAATTGTCATGCGGAATCCGCAGTACAGGCTGCATAAGACTCTTGCCGCCGTTAAGCGCAATCTTCTGAAAATATTCCCTTTGGTAAATTCTGATTTTCGTATACATGTAATCAGGGGGAAGGAGAATGTAATCGTTGATGCTTTTGATAAGCATGTGATGTCGGAGCTCGGTACACTGATTACTCTAGGTGATGAGTATTCGCCATTAGTCGATCTCGTTCCTGACAGTTATCCAGATAAGCGAAAAGATTTTGTTTCATCAGTCGGTGAGAAAACCATTCCACTAGTCATGAAGGATAATGATGGGGTGGAACACGAATATACGATGAGAATTGCAGGTTGGATCGGAACATATAAAACAACGCGAGGCCGGAAAGCGGAAATGTCTGATTTTCCGGATAATTTTATTTCTCTTTTCGCTAATAAAAAAATGGGTGAGTTCAATATACTACCAGTTGTTGGTCAAAATAAACTGAATGAGGTTTATGTTGTCGGGCAGCTGCACGTGGATTTGTTCGAGTTTACCGAGTTGCCCGACATGGCGCTAAGTAATCGTCAAGGATATAAGTCTGACGATTTACGGCATTCCACCGTCTTGGATTATGTGAGGACAGACCTCCTTACAGAAATCCTCAAGAAACGAGAGGCTTACACTGATAGAGCAAACCGTGATAAAAAGCAATTGAAGGAGGAAGAACAAAGAAATAATGAAGAAAAACTTCGGCGAGATGTCGATGCCTTCCGTCAAAAAGCGAGCGAAGAAGCGGCTGATGATTTGTTAAATCTCGGTTCGGGATTGTCACGCGAGGCAATTAAGGATGCCATTGATAAATCGATAAACAAAAACAGTCCGGAATTGGGTATCAAGTCACTCGTCGACTCTCAAAAGAAAAAGATACTTATCAGCCAGACATCTCCCGATAAATCATTTGCCGATATAATTTATCAGATGTTGCTATATAATAACGTACCGGCTGAAGATATTTTATATACTAACTGCGATGATGAAGTCTGTCGCGTACCTGAAGGGAGGAATGTGTACGGCTATCTGAGGGATTTTTTTGTCGAAAGTTATTCGACTCAGAAAATTTTCGTACTTTTCGTCACGAGTCAGAATACCAAGAAGTCATGGGGTGCTATTACGGAAATCGGGGCGTCTTGGATTACTAAAGTTGACCACAAGATATTTAATGTCGAGCCGTTCAAGCCGGAACATCCCTTGGATAATGATACGCAATGGCAAAACACTAACCGGGAAAAGCCTACTAAAGGCGAGCTTTGGATGATTCCCCTTAACGCAGATGTGTTTTGCCAGAAGATTGAGTCTGTATGTGATACTTTTGGCTACAAGAAAAAAACCAGGCAAAGCAATAAAACGCAGCTCGGCACGTTGATTTCAATCCGAAATACTTAA